The Triticum urartu cultivar G1812 chromosome 5, Tu2.1, whole genome shotgun sequence genome contains the following window.
GTGATGCTCAGGCTGAACCCGACGGAGATCTGCGGGATGGCGCGGCTCAGCCGCACCTTCCGCGCCGCCGCGTCCGGGGACGCCGTCTGGGAGGCCAAGCTGCCGCGCAACTACgcgcgcctcctcgccgccgccgccggagacgaGGAGGCCGCCGCGTTGGAGGcggaggccatccccaagaaggaGGTGTACGCGCGGCTCTCCCGCCGCAACTCCCTCGACGGCGGCACCAAGGTGTGTACTTTGTCCCATCTTTGCGGTGAACATCGCCACTGTATCTGTTAAAAATATTGAAAATTTCCCCGCAATTTCTTTTAAAAATTTATGACAAAACCTTGTGCAAATCAGTATGCCTGCAAATTAATAGAACTGCGGGGATTTGAGTCTTGTTTCGGGGTATTGTTTGTGTTAATAAAGGTGCAGGAATATGAGTTTATTTCGGGGTGAAGTTTGTGTTACTAAAGTGCAGGAATTTGAGTTTAAAATAAGGTTTACGGAGAAGTCGGATTAGTTTCAACGCCGATTTTGAAGATGAACTTGTTTGATTAATTTGTTCTGTTTTCCTTGAATTACTGTTTGCTAATTTGTTATTGCTACTGCAAATGAAATTCAGTATCTGGTTCATTGTGCAGGAGTTCTGGCTCGACAAGGCTGGTGGAGGCACCTGCATGACAATTTATTCGAGGGCGCTTTCGATAACAGGCATCGATGACAGGAGATACTGGAACTTCATTCCAAATGATGAATCAAGGTGCTTTCATCAAAACCAAATACGACAGCTTATAATGGGCCTCATTAATAGAAACTTCATGCCATGACTTCTTTCTTTTTTGTTTGTGGATGAGTATCTGAAGTTCTGAACTCCGGGTGCGTATCGCCGAAGCTGAGCAGCACTTCCCGCTATTCGTAGTGCTCACTTGTCGTATGTTATAGCCACTTAATAAGAACACCAAATGGTGCAAACTACATCAACTCTCCCTGTGTTCAACTCGTGTTACAAGTTGCAACTGACAGTTAGTTAGCTTGTCTTGATAATAAAAGCGAAAAGAAGGCGGGATTGTGAACAACACACTACTTCCACATGTCACCAACTAGGGGTGTGATTATCTGCAGTGGCCTCTGAAATGTATGCCAGTTGGGACATGATAAGCAGTAGTTGTTTCTGATGATGCATTGGTGCCTTTCATGTGAGATAATTGAGCATGTTTGCTTTGTTAATCATGCCTTTCATGTGAGATAATTGAGCATGTTTGCTTTACTGGCATACAACGACAACGCATATCCATTTCAAATACGGTACAAGTGTGTGTGGTTATAGAGCCACAATGTTCCAAACATTTGGCAGATAAGAGAAGTCCTGATAAGCATGTTGCTTTTTCTGCAGGTTCCGTTCGGTTGCTTATCTGTCGCAAATCTGGTGGTTTGAAGTCAGAGGGGAGGTTGAGTTCTGCTTCCCAGAAGGTACATACAGCCTGTTTTTCCGAATTCATCTAGGCAGGCCTTTCAAGCGGCTCGGTCGCCGGGTTTACAGTGCCGAGCACATCCATGGGTGGGACGTCAAGCCGGTGCGCTTCCAGCTATCGACTTCGGACGGGCAGCAGGCCCAGTCCAAGTGTTACCTAACTGATCCAGGTGTCTGGATCTATCATCATGTCGGCGATTTCGTCGTGAAGGACTCGAACGAGCCACTGAATATCCAGTTTGCAATGGTTCAGATAGATTGCACACACACAAAAGGAGGCCTGTGTATGGATTCAGTGGTTATAAAACCCAAATGCCTTGCGCGGGAAAAGGGAACTGGAAGTTATGAGTAGATTTAGTGAGCACATTAAGCTCGATATCTATAGAAACTATATGGTTTTGCTTACTTCCTCCGTCGTGTGCTTGCGGCTGTCGGTATTTTTTCAATCCTGTAATGTAAATGTAATTGGAGGGGTGAGTGATCTTTTATTTCCTCTTGTCCCTATAGGAGCATCAAGCATGTCACACCTTGTAAATTGTGAGTTTGTGACAGATCTACATGTTTGCCTTTGCTATGTTCTGTGGCACCTGATCCTTGTGTTCCAAACCTTGGTTGAATCAAATTCCCCTCAACTTCCTTTCTGGTCCAACAAATCAAACAACAATACAAGAAATGTTTCAAGGATTTGAAACTATACAAATCCTATATACTTAAATAGTTTATCTTCACTAACTCAATTATCTTAACATGCAATTATGTCAACTCAGTATGCCACCATGTATGTCCCATAAAATTTAATCCTGTTAACATGTAACTATGTCAACCCACCATGAGACTATGCAGGGAAAGGACCACCTTAGCATGCACCTTGCATGCTATTTATATTCGATTTTTTGTACAACAATAAAAATAATCAAATATAATAAACTATATGCACTTTTGTTTTAGTCCTCATACTAAAGTTTTGTACCGCCAATTTTCATAGAAATAACTGCATCGAATTCAAAGCAAAGAGGCCCTGAATAGCAAAACAAAAACACCGGTGGAAAATTGTTTGTTGGGGACATGTCATTCCTTTGGGGCGTGTGGATGGGGATGGGGTGTGCTCATGACAACATAGCCATTGCACAAAGGACGGCCTGTTCTGGTGCTAAACACCTGTTGCTGACACTGAGGATGAGATCATGCGTGACAGCGAACCCAGATAAGATTTGTGATGTTGGTTGCATGACACCACACCCACACTTTACAACTTTATACAACCAACCAGAGAATGATTATTAATCAGGGAAAGAACACCTTAAACTTTCTAAAAGATGAGATGCCAACAAGAACATCTATCAGCACAGGAATCTACACCGGATTGGAGTGGATCAGTGTCGGCACTGGATCATGCTCCATGATTCATTATTAACTATTAATCAGTACCATTTGCAGTCGATCACCATTGTTTAAGCAACCAATGACACTGAGATCCAATGCTAATTCCAGGATCCAAGGATATTAATATGCAGTGGCGGACCAAGAAATAAAATGGAGGATGTGCACACGTTAAGAAAACTGAAGTCTATTGCAATTAGCTTGCATGGGCATTAAAAATAAGCTAATTTTTACATGGTGAAAAAATATCTTCCAAAAATCTGGGTGTGCCATGGCACACCTGGCACACCCCCTGGGTACGCCACTGTTAATATGGGTGTGCAGCCTTTGCTGTGCCCAAGCTGCAACATCACTCAGAGAAGAGAAGGATGGCAAATAAAATGTCCACTGAGAAGATGCAGAGATCCAGATTCCACTAAAGCTCTCCTTGCTGAACAAAAGAACTAACTGATACAGTATTAATTACTctccctccgttcggaaataAGTGATCCAAATTCCACTAGAATTCAGAAATTGAACTAAAACAACGTCACTTCTGGCGGAAGTAATAGTAGGAATGAGTTCCTACTCTAGATTGGGATCTGTGTGTTTCAGCATCTAGCATCTGCTAATAAAATAGGTCATTGCCTAGCTTCTGATTCAGAAAATCATGCCCAATTTTTTGCTGAAATAATTAAACATAAAAGAATAGTGTTACACGACATGGATATATTGTAGGCGATTCGGGCTCACACATACTCTACTAATTTCCTTTTGTGCTTCCAGAAAATTTCTAAAAAAAAAGTATCCCGAATGGAGATAGTTATATGGTGAAATGGTCATGCTTCATGAAAAAGCTCGCCTTTTTGTGGCCTGGGTGAAGAAAAAAGGACATCACATATAGTTATTTTTGACACTTCATGCTTATCATCGTAACGCAGACCACAAATGAACTCATATTCGCAGAACTTTGCGAAAAACACAGTTCATTCCATTATAATTTTTACATGCAAGATTTGTTCCCAAAATTTTGGAAACCTCAGAACACACTTGTCTGAACCTTTCAAAGTCAAAAAGAGACGTCCTATATAAACATTTACAAATCTTGCTTCGGACTTTACACAGTGGGCTGATGTAAAGACTGTGCAAGACATAGCAAACCACATCATCTACTTAGCTGCTCCTGCTCGGTTGCATTCTCGGAAAATTGCAAACTATATAACCCACTGCCCGCACATATTTATCATTACCTTAATGACAAAACTAAGTTGGGGGACATCAAACATGGCATGATCCGAAATACATTTGTTCTTAAAGCACGGTAGACCATCAAGTATTTTATAGTATAATAGGCTATAGGAGAGCAAGATTGTCCattatcatgatgcggcgagGAGGCCACAGCGTCTCCACTAACATCGCAAGTTAACCGAATACCTCCTCATTGCAGACTGGGCATGCCTGAATGAAAACAAAGGTGCATATATCAGAAAAAGAATCAGATAATCCTCTGAATATCAAACAACAGAGGATTGTACACCAAGATATCAGACAACAGAGAATTTTGATATGGAGTCCAGACAATGTCTGCTTTTGTCCAGCGACATGGCAGGTTAATATCAACATTCAGCATCTATTCATTGAGGACGAAAaacttatactccctccgtcccaaaataagtgtctcaagctTAGTACAACTTTACattaaagttagtacaaagttgagtcacttattttgggatggagggagtatttgaATTGTAGCATACCAAAATAAAATCGAATACTTAGAGAAGAAAAAAAACTGAGTTTTACCTTGTTAATCTTAAGCCAGCGAGTTATGCAATTTGCATGGTAACAATGGCTGCAGGGCAATCTTATCAACTTCTGTAGGCTTTTATAGTTCGATTTGCAGATCACACATCTGCATGGGGGTATCACACGATTATTGTTCATCATAGGGTTACAAAATGATGATCGATTCAGAGTAAAACTAACTGTCACGTACTCATCGGTATTCTTTTTGCAGGAGAAGAAGTTACATTTGTTCCTAAAAGGCTCCAGGTAGCTGATCAGGTCATCAGATAATCCTCTGGACTGAGTTCCTACTTCTTCACCGATTGCTTGCAGTTGCTACGAATCACCAAAACAATAGTGAAAAGTTGCTCAGAAATGAGATTTTTCATGTGCTACAAGATGTCAATCAAAGTGTGTCTCTTTATGCCCAATTGTTTTTGATGTCAAATCAAGGGAACAAAGTAGTAGTATAACACAACCTTAAACCTTTTGTATGGGAGCAGGTAGTATATATAAGTGAACTACATTGGCACAATATGTGTTCAGAAAATTGTTTGTTCTCTCAAAACTGTCAAAGAACGTTTACTCGGCAAAAGCAAAACAGCATACCTCGTATGACATATTATCCGGATCGACATTATCTTCTGTCGCCACCTGCATATACAGATTGTCATCAACTCATCATTCCGTGACCCCTTCAAAAAAATTCAGTGCACACATTTGGAATCCCTTTCCAAGGAATGTGCTGATGATCCCAATGAGGCAACCAAAGGAAACAAAAGAGTAGAGAAGCAACAAACCTGAGCTGCATTATTGGCAGGCCTATACTCAACAGCTGGTGATGATGGTTCCAAGGACACGCTGCCTAAAAACAATGCACCATCAACATGTAGCACGCGTGAGCATCAGTTGATTACAGCTAATGAATCCACCTCAAACAACGCAAAAGATGCTCGGAGATTGGGAGTAGTAGCACCACTATATTATTACCGGCAAATTCCCTTGTAGCGAGCGAATCCTCCTCCTCCTGCAGTTGCTTAGCCAAAGCCTCGTCCGATTCGCACCAGGCCTCGATCTTGTGGGTCTCCGAGGAGAGATGGACGGCGTAGGTATTCGGAGCTGCCATTGCTGAACCGTGACGCTCCCCTGCAGCAATTTGCAGCTGATGAACACTGTGATTAATCAATCAATGCAACACTGAAGATAGAAACCCTGTTCTGATTATCAATTTATCATCTTAACTGAAGGAGCATTCAGAATTGCGTTCCGACTAAATTACTATAGAAGCTGATGATTGCAGTGCATTATTCCTCCTTCTATTTCTAGACTGACTAAGAACAAATTTTCATCAATTACTGGTGCTCTGGAAGAAATAGAACAGCACACTCTCCAAATAAATACAGCTAAATTATACTACACTTGAAAAGATCAGGCAGGGCTTTTCTAAAACCTAAAAGAGCTCGAATTtctaaagaagaagaagaagaagaagaaaatccAATCTTGATATTCTTCTTATCATCGCCGAATAGGCAGACGACATGTTGGACACGCCGCTccaagaagaaaaaggaaaaggggggcaGAATCGCAGAGTATATCCGGGCAATCTTCGGCTGGCCGGAGAAGGGGAGGAAagggatggagagagagaggcgatTGCCCCCGATCAAGCGCGCGCAATTCACCCAACAAATCTCGGAGGAGCCCGACGGGGGTCGAGGAATCGATGTGTACCTTCCTCTGGAGATGAGCGCAAGAACAGAGTGACGGCGCCGCCTCTGCCGCCCAGCCTCCGCCCCCTCCGCCTTCCCTGTCTCTCTCACCCGAGCCAGCCGTGCGCTGTTGCGCTTCGGGCGAAAGCTTTATGCTACCGACGTGGTCGCGGTTGCTCCGAAGTCAAAGTGATGGAGACTACCTACTGGCTACTGGTATGTATGCTGCCCCCTTCTATTCTCTTCTTTTTTGGCTTGTCTTGATTTGCATTCCCTCCTTCCTTTGTGTCCCTTGCTCTTGCCTTGGCTTTTCATTCTTGTTTCCATTCAATCGAATTGCAGTTGCCAGATTTTTGTTGAGGGTAAACTTGATTTCCATAATAATCCGACAAAATGACGTGGCGCAAATAGAACGTAAGATTACAATGTCATATCCATATGGATTATGTATGGTTGAATCTACTACCAAGAAAAAAATGCCAGTGAGATAGGATGATCTCTGGTGAATGCCCGAGTCATGGTTCGAGATGCAACGCTTGCGTGAGCACTTATGTTTCCTTTCGAGTAAGTTGTAAAAGCAATTATAACATAGTCATCATATCACGTGGGTAGCCATAATAACCGCCGGATGATGGTCGCAAGTCAAAATGGGCGGTCTAGCAGAGTCGTTGTCGGCATAATAAAAACCGAACCGACAGATGGAGCCCAAATGCCACGTCCATATACGGAAAAGGCACATCGGAATTTCATTCCCCTAAAGAATACTACAACATCCAGAAGGATATTATTCCAGTACATACACATGGCCGCGTACAGATCCTTGTGAAGACTTGCCCTAAGTAAATCCCACCCCGGTTAAACTGAGTCCAAAAACATCAGCCGTGACGTCCAGAGTGAGTGATCGGTGTCCTGAGCATCGGCACCATGTGTCGTGTATGCGAACGGATCCCATGGCCATGGTGTGCCACATCCCCGACTGTGCATTTAATGCGGATACAATGACATATGGGACCCACATGATATGACAGACTGTCGGGTGCACTTGAGTACCTAACGACTACATCACCAGGTTATCCCCTGCAAAACCGAAGACAAAGAAGACTATGCAAGGCGGGCGCTCACCATTCTTTGTAATGTCCAGACGTACAAGTGTGCCATTGTGGTACCCCGGGCCTATATAAGGGGAGGGTCATGGCCATTTATAGAGGATCGAACAAGAAAGCCACATCACAAGCAACACGAGATCCAAGATCACTAGCTAGAGGAGATAGGAAAAAGAACTGGTGCTCAGGCAACATGAGTCTATACCCCGAGCGCCCCATTTAGCCACCATGAGCACCGTATTGCATCTCATATACATATCAAGCCAACCAAGAACAGGAGTAGGGTGTTACGCTATCGCTAGCAGTCTAAACCTGTAGAAATCTTTGTGTCTCTTTTATAGCTTACTCGAAGAAACACAGAGCATTTTATCACTTGGTCGAACACACAAAAACAAGGTATCCTCAATCCCGGATGTCTTGAGTATACACTCCGACAGTCGCCCCATACGCCCCCAGCTTACATAATCTATGGAGGTCACTCCAAATCGAGCCCGCTAGCCTCTATATTTGAAGGCTAGGTTCGTTGACATGGAACATCCTCCAAAAGTAACCTCTGGCGCAGGGGGAAGTTTCAGCCCAGCCTCTTCCTCCCGCCCGGAGCCCGGTCATTGGTGCTTTCGTATGCTTGGCGCTTCCACCCTTACTAATGACGCGACTATTTTCCCATCGGGACGAGCGTCAATAAATGGCCACCACCTTGTTTCACACTCGTTTTCCACCCCCGTGCATGTCAAATATGGCTTTGTTTCCCGCCGAAGCACGCCCATTCGCAGGTATATAAAACGGACCACTTCACTCGACGACGCCACTCAACCATCTGCCATCTTTGCCAACACCGGTCTGCCCCTCTATATTCCCCTTCCCCCGACGTCGTCACACTCATCCCCATCTACCATATCATGGCAGTTGCGCCCTCTTCTGGACTTTTCCCTGGCGAGACCGAAGAGGACTAGATCAAAGAGAGTCCTGTGAGTGGGCGTGTAACTACTCCCAGTGGGTCGAGGAGGACACATCCATAAGGTTGAATCAGCTGTCGGTTTGGGGCGCCTCCCCGCCGCTCTCTGCTACTTTGTCTGAATGTTAGcagcctgataacccacaagtataggggatcgcaacagttttcgagggtagagtattcaacccaaatttattgattcggcacaatgggagccaaagaatattctcaagtattagcagctgagttgtcaattcaaccacacctggaaacgtaatatctgcagcaaggtatttagtagcaaaataatatgatagtagtggtaacgataacagaagtaacggtagaaaaagtaatatttttggtgttttatagtgattgtaacaatagcaacggaaaggtaaataagcgaagagcaatatatggaaatctcataggcaatggatcggtgatagataattatgccggatgtgatcgatcatgtaatagtcataacctagggtgacacagaactagctctagttcatcaatataatgtaggcatgtattccgaatatagtcatacgttcttatggaaaagaacttgcatgacatcttttgtcctaccctcccgtggcagcggggtcctattggaaactaagggatattaagacctccttttaatagagtatcagaccaaagcattaacacatagtgaatacatgaactcctcaaactacggtcatcactgggagtggtcccgactactgtcacttcggggttgccggatcataacacatagtaggtgactatagacttgcaagataggatcaagaactctcatatattgatgaaaacataataggttcagatcttaaatcatggcactcgggccctagtgacaagcattaagcatagcaaatgcatagcaacatcaatctcagaacatagtggatactagggatcaaaccctaacaaaactaactcgattacatgataaatctcatccaacccatcaccgtccagcaagcctacgatggaattactcacgcacggcggtgagcatcatgaaattggtgatggaggaaggttgatgatgacgatggcgacggattcccctctctggagccttgaacgaactccagatcagccctctcgagagagtttagggcttggcggcggctccgtatcgtaaaacgcgatgaatccttctctctggttttttctccccgaaagtgaatatatggagtcaaggttgagttcggtggagcgtcagggggcccacgaagcaggggggcaggcgccccccaccctcgtggacaggtggagcccccctgacgtggattcttcttccagtattttttatatattccaaaataattctccgttgattctcaggtcattccgagaacttttatttctgtacaaaaataacaccatgacaattctgctaaaaacaacgtcagtccgggttagttccattcaaatcatgcaagttagagtccaaaacaagggcaaaagtgtttagaaaagtagatacgatggagacgtatcacaaccACCTTGGCAGAAATGGACGTTGCGCTCATGCTTGGCTTAAAAAATATGACCGTGTATGTGTCCATCAACCACATGCTGCGAAAGTCGCCACAGCCGAAGCCTCCCCGCCAGTGAGGTCACTTCCAAATGGAGGAAGAGCCCACAGTCCAAATTATAGAAAAGAATAGTAGTTTAAATGGTTGTTCAAATCTTTGTCATTGTTGTTGGATTCAATGTTGATCCATCAGAAACAACGTCCATTGTTGAGATGAGGTAGCAAGAGGTCTTATATCCAATGGCAAACATGTCTCACATGGATTTTTTTAAGTTGATTTATGTAGATTTTGCATTTATGCATCACCTCGGCAGTCTGTATAGTATTATGAAACACACTCCAGTACGTGTGATTGAGGATGCGAACATAGTGACTCTACTAGAGTTGCTCTTGCTCCAATACTTTTTTTTGAAAGGAGGCAAAAGACTTGCCTCATTCATTAATTAAGAGGGGGAAAAGGAGTTTAAAGTTTGTGTTACAACACCACTACAACAGGCCTACTCTCGCGGCATGATAGATCCCAATTTCTTTGCACCCGCGGTGACCCAAGTTTGAGCCTCAATCTTGATGTTAGCTAGTAGAACCGTCGGTGGGGCACTCTTGAGTTGGAAGATGCGAGTGCCT
Protein-coding sequences here:
- the LOC125510215 gene encoding F-box protein PP2-A13-like, encoding MGAAGSSASRGGGTALGDLPENCVAEVMLRLNPTEICGMARLSRTFRAAASGDAVWEAKLPRNYARLLAAAAGDEEAAALEAEAIPKKEVYARLSRRNSLDGGTKEFWLDKAGGGTCMTIYSRALSITGIDDRRYWNFIPNDESRFRSVAYLSQIWWFEVRGEVEFCFPEGTYSLFFRIHLGRPFKRLGRRVYSAEHIHGWDVKPVRFQLSTSDGQQAQSKCYLTDPGVWIYHHVGDFVVKDSNEPLNIQFAMVQIDCTHTKGGLCMDSVVIKPKCLAREKGTGSYE
- the LOC125556492 gene encoding E3 ubiquitin-protein ligase BIG BROTHER-like, with translation MAAPNTYAVHLSSETHKIEAWCESDEALAKQLQEEEDSLATREFAGSVSLEPSSPAVEYRPANNAAQVATEDNVDPDNMSYEQLQAIGEEVGTQSRGLSDDLISYLEPFRNKCNFFSCKKNTDECVICKSNYKSLQKLIRLPCSHCYHANCITRWLKINKACPVCNEEVFG